The genomic window GCTTCTACCGGAAGATCGGCGCGGAGGGGACGCTCGAGGCCTACACCAGGATGTCGCTCGACGCGACATCGCTCGGCCCCCTCGGCCAGGACCGGGCGGCCCTGGTCCGCGGCATGCAGAACGACATGGGCGCGATGCTCGGTCTTGCCACCCAGACCTCGACGCCGAACCATCTGGACGCGACGTGGACCACACAGCTCCTGAAGGCCGGCCGCAAGGAGGTCGACGTGTCGGGCTTCGCGGGCGTCGGCACCAAGGTCTACGGCTACCAGGCGCTCGGCGCACTGCTTCGTGAGGGGACGTACGACAAGGACTTCCTCACGGCCGTCGGCCGGGACATGGTCGCGATGGACAAGAAGGACCCCGGAGTCTGGTCAGCCAACCTGCCCTACGACCAGAAGATGGCGATCAACCTCGACGCCGAGGGCGGAAAGGGCTTCAACCCCCTCACCGGACTCATGGAGGCGATGAGCAAGAACCCCGACGCCTCCACCGCCTTCTTCCACGAGGGGATCCGCGAGGACACCAACAAGGACGGCATCGTCACGCTGTCCGACGCCGAGATCAAGGGCAAGAACGCTCAGGGCGTGGTCGACTACATGCTCGACAAGAAGCCGACGGCCGACTGGTACGACACGGCGGTCGGCGGGGAGGCCACCCCGGGCCAGACCGCCATGGGCAACGCGCTGGAAGCAGCGGTCACCGGACGGACCCCGGGCGACGACGACGCGCGGCCCGTCTCCCACAGCAAGGCCATGGCCGAAGTCATGGAGCAGGTCGTGGAGAAGACCGGCACGAACCCCGAACTCGTGGCCGCCAAGGCCGGCGACCCTGCGGCACCCCTCAGCGGACTGTCCCGGCAGTTCGGCAACATGGCGGCGGAGTACATGCCGGACCTGCAGGCCACGGCGGAGAACGGGGCGGGCCAGATCAAACCGTTCGGGCACGCGGCGGAATTCGACAAGGGGCAGATGGCCGGATTCCTGGGCGCGGTGGCCCAGGACCCACAGGCCTACGGCGCCATCACCAATGCGCAGCAGGCGTATACGACGGCGCTGGTCAGTGATGTGTTCCGCCATCCCGGGAGCCACGGTGACACCGGTCTGGCGGTCCAGAACGCCGTTCACCCAGGGGGCGAGATCGCGGGCATGATGTCCGAGGCTCGGGCATACGCGGTTCACGACGCCAAGGCCCACGCAGACGTGGAGTACAACGAGGGCACCGCCGAGAATGCGAAATGGACAAATCGCATCCTCAGTGCCGTCGGCGCCAAATACGTGGAGATGATCCCGGTAGGAGGCGACGTCGTCGACTGGATTCAGGAGGACATCACCGAGTCGGCTCTGGAGAGTGCAGAGAAGGACACCTCGGGCGAGGCTCGCCTCGAATCATCAGTGGGCTACGCAGGGGCGGAATCAGCAGCGAAGGATTCAGCTCGGAACGCGGTCGCAGCAGCCGCCCGAGGAACAGGTTATACAGCCGAACAGATCGAGGAATATCAAGGCGCCGCATCCACTCAGACCGGCTCAGCGCATTCGATCGGGCGAGATCTGGTCGCCACTTCGCACCCCAAGGGAAAGCAGTAGTGAACAGAATGAAGAAAACAGCTGCAGTGACCCTTGCGACCGTCTCGCTCCTCCTCGGCCTCGCCGGATGCTCGACCGACGAGAAGACGAAATCCGTACCGGAACTACCCAAGCGAGTCTGCTGGGGAGCTTTCGCCGGTGCTGACGTCGCTCCCCTCCTCCCCACGGGCGACGCGGTCACGCAGCGCGCCGAGCCCTTCCACTATTCCGAGCACGTACGGAGCTTGAGCTGCCTGGTGTACATCGACGGGAACTACGGCTTCAGAGCCGTGGCCACCCGTCGGGATTCCGAGAGCCAGATCGACTGGAGTTCATGGGACCAGGCCCGCCCCAAAGCCGTCGACGCGGGAAAGAAGGGA from Streptomyces sp. NBC_01341 includes these protein-coding regions:
- a CDS encoding DUF6571 family protein, with translation MEFEDVVSAPLGKLEEAADSWAEMVTKLESLADDARTGMKAKAGKADWDGVNASVTRPFIAKTAEEFEDAAAEAKGIRLLLADAHTSFKIAKDELVRIRDEEAGKAGIVISAAGHVSPRYDLEDDPGARHDPDYPAALRKQKTAVVAWQKRIDRLVEDFSDADDSLRRALMANVKGDKDFSAPKFTSLDAEQVDRAAGLLKTVTGEGGTARNVKALEQLADLIDDNRNDPEFATGFYRKIGAEGTLEAYTRMSLDATSLGPLGQDRAALVRGMQNDMGAMLGLATQTSTPNHLDATWTTQLLKAGRKEVDVSGFAGVGTKVYGYQALGALLREGTYDKDFLTAVGRDMVAMDKKDPGVWSANLPYDQKMAINLDAEGGKGFNPLTGLMEAMSKNPDASTAFFHEGIREDTNKDGIVTLSDAEIKGKNAQGVVDYMLDKKPTADWYDTAVGGEATPGQTAMGNALEAAVTGRTPGDDDARPVSHSKAMAEVMEQVVEKTGTNPELVAAKAGDPAAPLSGLSRQFGNMAAEYMPDLQATAENGAGQIKPFGHAAEFDKGQMAGFLGAVAQDPQAYGAITNAQQAYTTALVSDVFRHPGSHGDTGLAVQNAVHPGGEIAGMMSEARAYAVHDAKAHADVEYNEGTAENAKWTNRILSAVGAKYVEMIPVGGDVVDWIQEDITESALESAEKDTSGEARLESSVGYAGAESAAKDSARNAVAAAARGTGYTAEQIEEYQGAASTQTGSAHSIGRDLVATSHPKGKQ